In Kosmotoga arenicorallina S304, a genomic segment contains:
- a CDS encoding amino acid ABC transporter permease, with product MRRYFAKALSISIFLIIAAIIYFSLSKVYPFNWAVIARYFRLFVDGILMTLKISGFSLGLSLAIGMLIALARVSRIEFFNELGTLYVWFFRNMPLLVIILLVYYGIGSVLNIDRFLAGVISLSLFEGAYVAEIFRAGMEAVPPGEIEAGAALGFYNYQIMGSIILPQAFRISIPPLIGQLISLVKDSSLVSVIALGDITMRARQIGTQTLATLEAYLVLAGIYLLITSTLSILGRYLERRLAIP from the coding sequence GTGCGCAGATATTTTGCAAAAGCCCTTAGCATCTCTATATTTCTAATAATTGCAGCTATTATATACTTTTCGCTTTCAAAAGTTTATCCCTTTAATTGGGCAGTGATTGCAAGATATTTCAGGTTGTTTGTTGATGGAATTTTAATGACACTCAAAATAAGCGGTTTTTCTCTCGGGCTATCACTTGCCATTGGAATGCTAATTGCTCTTGCGCGTGTTTCGCGTATCGAGTTTTTCAATGAGCTTGGAACTTTATATGTGTGGTTTTTCAGAAATATGCCACTGCTGGTTATCATACTCCTTGTGTACTATGGCATAGGTTCAGTTCTAAACATAGACCGATTTTTAGCAGGTGTGATTTCACTTTCCTTGTTTGAAGGAGCTTATGTGGCTGAAATTTTCAGAGCAGGAATGGAAGCAGTCCCGCCCGGCGAAATTGAGGCCGGGGCTGCTCTTGGATTTTACAATTACCAGATAATGGGCTCGATAATTCTCCCTCAGGCTTTCAGAATATCGATTCCACCGCTTATAGGTCAGCTTATAAGTCTTGTGAAAGACAGCTCCCTTGTCTCGGTTATAGCACTCGGCGATATCACAATGAGGGCAAGGCAAATAGGCACCCAGACATTGGCAACGCTCGAAGCATACCTTGTGCTTGCAGGCATATACTTACTTATAACCTCCACTTTGTCTATTCTCGGTCGTTATCTTGAAAGGAGGCTTGCGATACCATGA
- a CDS encoding amino acid ABC transporter ATP-binding protein, with product MLELKNVYKSFGDTQVLRDVSFSVNKGDVVAVIGKSGAGKTTLLRIMNYLIPPDFGEVYFHNSKVVFNRKVLRAVRSKIGFVFQRFNLIRHLTALDNVAIGLVKVKGLKWPQAREFALRKLEEVDLANRANHYPSQLSGGQQQRVGIARALAMEPDLILFDEPTSALDPSLVGEVMSVIRRLSANGITMVVVTHEMSFAKNVANRLVYMEDGKILYDTTPEQFFHSKDKRIRHFLNDFLEAV from the coding sequence GTGCTCGAACTAAAGAATGTTTATAAGAGCTTCGGCGACACTCAGGTTCTAAGAGATGTTTCTTTCTCCGTTAATAAAGGGGACGTAGTAGCGGTCATCGGTAAATCTGGCGCAGGAAAAACAACTTTGCTCAGAATAATGAATTATTTGATCCCTCCTGATTTCGGTGAAGTGTATTTTCACAATTCAAAGGTTGTTTTCAATAGAAAGGTGTTACGTGCCGTAAGGTCTAAGATAGGATTCGTTTTTCAACGCTTCAACCTTATAAGGCATTTGACAGCTCTGGACAACGTAGCCATTGGCCTGGTAAAGGTAAAAGGCCTTAAATGGCCCCAGGCCAGGGAATTTGCGCTAAGGAAACTCGAAGAGGTGGATCTGGCCAACAGGGCTAACCATTATCCATCACAGCTTTCTGGTGGACAACAGCAAAGAGTAGGGATTGCACGCGCTCTTGCCATGGAACCGGATTTAATCCTCTTCGATGAACCGACTTCTGCTCTTGATCCGTCGCTTGTCGGAGAGGTAATGTCCGTTATCAGAAGGCTTTCTGCCAATGGGATCACAATGGTAGTTGTAACACACGAGATGTCCTTTGCCAAAAATGTTGCAAACCGCCTTGTTTATATGGAAGACGGAAAAATCCTTTATGACACAACACCGGAGCAATTTTTCCATTCGA